The Planctomycetota bacterium DNA segment CTTGGAGACAACGATGTAGTGGGTCGCGAACTCCAGGTGCTCGGGGTCGCGCGCGACGGCCTCCAAGAGGAGCCGGTAGGCCTCCTCGTTGAGGACATCCATGGCATCGTCGCGCTGGCGGACACGTCCGGCCAAGACCGTATCCTTCTTGCCGAACGCATCCAGGGCGTCGGTCAGCATCTCCGTCGCGATGTCGCTCATCTCGGCGATCTCGTCGGGGACTTCGCCGCGGCCCAGATGGGCGAGGGGCTCGACGCACTCGGCGATGTTGGTCGCCACGTCGGCGATCCGCTCCAGGTCGGTGTTGATCTTGATCATGGCCAGGATGCGCTTGACGTCCACGCGGCCGGGCTTGCCGGCCATTAGAAGATCGAGGCATCCGCGTTCGACGGCGAGTTCCTGCTCGTCGGTCCTGGAGTCCTCCGCGACGGCTTTCGCGGCCGCTTCCACGTCCAGGCTCTCCAGGGCCTTCAACG contains these protein-coding regions:
- the phoU gene encoding phosphate signaling complex protein PhoU; translated protein: MVAEPRRDADSVRDLLQTMGREVLARFRQTLKALESLDVEAAAKAVAEDSRTDEQELAVERGCLDLLMAGKPGRVDVKRILAMIKINTDLERIADVATNIAECVEPLAHLGRGEVPDEIAEMSDIATEMLTDALDAFGKKDTVLAGRVRQRDDAMDVLNEEAYRLLLEAVARDPEHLEFATHYIVVSKSLERIADLCSNIAEHVIFMVTGEIVRHRGKP